The following proteins are co-located in the Pseudanabaena sp. BC1403 genome:
- a CDS encoding carotenoid oxygenase family protein codes for MTTTISKPASWAKAIAKPASEFPLTQLSTISGTIPENLKGSLYRNGPGRLERGGVQVGHWFDGDGAILAVHFMEGQARATYRYVQTKGYLEEERADKLIYGNYGMTATGAWWQRFGKASKNVANTSVIALPDKLLTLWEGGLPHALDLENLETYGLENLEGLENHLPYSAHPKRDPKTGEIFNFGVSYGKNATLNIYRSDRTGKLIKKSQTNLQGLSMVHDFVLAGDYLIFCVPPLRMNVFPVLLNLQSYSESLQWKPQEGTEILVFNRHNLELVSRNVVEPWFQWHFGNGYSDRDGNLVFDLVRYPDFATNQYLKEIASGKTTTKAKGTLWQMRLNPNTGKFLESSQLCDRGSEFPIVAPSQVGQNSRYTYLSIHRPDAVINQELFGAIARYDYQTHTLTEANLGTNRYPMEPIFAPDSSNPDTGWVITVVFDGDRECSEVWVFDSDRLDAEPVCRLALPSVVPMGFHGTWRA; via the coding sequence ATGACTACAACTATTTCAAAACCAGCATCTTGGGCAAAGGCGATCGCAAAACCAGCTAGCGAATTCCCTCTTACTCAACTCTCCACAATTTCTGGAACCATTCCCGAAAACCTTAAAGGCTCTCTTTATCGCAATGGGCCTGGGCGATTGGAGCGTGGAGGCGTGCAAGTTGGACATTGGTTTGATGGCGATGGTGCAATTCTTGCTGTGCATTTTATGGAAGGACAGGCTCGGGCTACCTATCGCTATGTCCAAACCAAAGGATATTTAGAAGAAGAACGTGCTGATAAATTGATCTATGGCAATTATGGCATGACAGCCACAGGTGCATGGTGGCAGCGTTTCGGTAAAGCTTCTAAGAATGTGGCAAATACTTCTGTGATTGCTCTCCCTGACAAGCTACTAACTTTGTGGGAAGGAGGATTGCCCCATGCATTGGATTTAGAAAACCTAGAAACCTATGGTTTAGAAAATCTTGAAGGTTTAGAAAATCATTTGCCCTATTCTGCCCATCCCAAGCGCGATCCAAAGACAGGTGAGATTTTTAACTTTGGAGTTTCCTATGGCAAGAATGCAACCTTAAATATTTACCGCAGCGATCGCACTGGTAAGCTGATCAAAAAGAGCCAGACGAATCTTCAAGGGCTATCGATGGTGCATGATTTTGTACTAGCAGGTGATTATCTAATTTTCTGTGTACCACCATTGCGGATGAATGTATTTCCTGTATTGCTCAATCTCCAAAGCTATAGTGAATCTTTGCAATGGAAGCCCCAAGAAGGAACGGAGATTTTAGTATTTAATCGCCACAATCTTGAATTGGTTAGTCGCAATGTTGTCGAGCCTTGGTTTCAGTGGCATTTTGGGAATGGCTATAGCGATCGCGATGGCAATCTTGTCTTTGATTTAGTGCGCTATCCTGACTTTGCGACCAATCAATATCTCAAGGAAATCGCGTCTGGCAAAACGACAACTAAAGCAAAAGGAACTCTCTGGCAAATGCGCCTCAATCCAAACACAGGCAAATTTCTGGAATCTTCGCAATTATGCGATCGCGGTTCTGAATTTCCTATTGTCGCCCCTTCGCAAGTTGGACAAAACTCTCGCTATACCTATCTTTCCATTCATCGACCTGATGCTGTCATTAATCAAGAACTATTTGGAGCGATCGCTCGTTATGACTATCAAACTCATACCCTTACCGAAGCCAATCTTGGGACAAATCGCTATCCGATGGAACCAATTTTTGCACCTGATTCATCCAATCCTGATACTGGTTGGGTGATCACCGTTGTATTTGATGGCGATCGCGAATGTTCAGAAGTATGGGTATTTGATAGCGATCGCTTAGATGCTGAACCAGTTTGTCGTTTAGCATTGCCCAGCGTTGTCCCGATGGGTTTTCATGGTACTTGGCGAGCATAG
- a CDS encoding PadR family transcriptional regulator, whose protein sequence is MSLAYAILVSLICEPKSGYDLAKQFDGTVGFFWQATHQQIYRELTKLEQQNSIIAEAIAQDGRPDKKIFSVSDTGLSHLKTWLLQSSEVETVKDEFLLKIYAGYLIPEDAIAKKIKHHRQLHQQQLEIYQAIERNFFSSPQDCPKESRFAYLTLRRGINFEQGWLDWCDEALELLDAWK, encoded by the coding sequence ATGTCCCTTGCTTACGCCATCTTGGTTTCATTGATTTGCGAACCAAAAAGCGGCTATGACCTCGCCAAACAATTTGATGGCACGGTAGGCTTTTTCTGGCAAGCCACACACCAGCAGATTTATCGTGAGTTAACCAAACTAGAGCAACAAAACTCGATCATTGCTGAAGCGATCGCTCAAGATGGTAGACCAGACAAAAAGATATTCTCTGTTTCTGATACGGGGCTATCGCATCTAAAAACATGGCTGCTGCAATCTAGCGAAGTTGAAACCGTAAAAGATGAATTTTTGCTTAAAATCTATGCTGGTTATCTCATTCCCGAAGATGCGATCGCCAAAAAAATCAAACACCATCGCCAACTGCACCAGCAGCAACTAGAAATTTATCAAGCGATCGAACGGAACTTTTTTAGTTCGCCTCAAGATTGTCCCAAAGAGTCTCGTTTTGCCTATTTAACACTCCGTCGAGGGATCAACTTTGAGCAAGGCTGGCTTGATTGGTGTGATGAAGCATTGGAGCTTTTAGATGCTTGGAAATAG
- a CDS encoding SDR family oxidoreductase, translating to MNASQQDFQVIFGTGTLGKAIAQQLVAQGKQVRMVSRSDRTNLPQGVELFLGDAADPQFTQKVCQGAEVIYHCAGPKYNFKAWVKEFPPLQQGILAGAIASGAKLIYGDSLYGYGKVKEPMREDMPYAATTNKGKIRAQLAETLMTAHRAGKAQVAIARSSDVYGEGVRNSVFSDRVFIPALQGKTAEAIGNLDLPHTYTYIRDFARAMIILGEREEAIGQVWHVPNAPTISTREMLNILFEELGLPAKMNGMGKLMMRIGGFFIPEAAESVEMMYQFENPFIVDSSKFVKAFGDIATTHREAIRNTIAWYQQYLQTQAEYESVKNEVRKSMEKVVTT from the coding sequence ATGAATGCTTCTCAACAAGATTTTCAAGTTATTTTTGGCACAGGTACTTTAGGTAAGGCGATCGCACAGCAACTTGTCGCACAGGGCAAGCAAGTCAGGATGGTAAGTCGTAGTGATCGGACGAATTTGCCTCAAGGTGTGGAATTGTTTCTCGGTGATGCTGCCGATCCACAATTCACGCAAAAAGTTTGCCAAGGCGCAGAAGTGATTTATCACTGCGCGGGACCAAAGTACAATTTCAAAGCTTGGGTAAAAGAATTTCCTCCCTTGCAGCAGGGTATTCTCGCTGGTGCGATCGCTAGTGGCGCAAAGTTGATTTACGGTGATAGTCTCTATGGCTATGGCAAAGTCAAAGAACCGATGCGCGAAGATATGCCCTATGCCGCAACTACAAATAAAGGTAAGATTCGCGCTCAACTTGCGGAAACCTTGATGACAGCTCATCGTGCAGGAAAGGCACAGGTAGCGATCGCCAGATCTTCTGATGTCTATGGTGAAGGCGTTCGCAATTCTGTATTTAGCGATCGCGTGTTTATTCCTGCCCTGCAAGGTAAGACAGCCGAAGCGATCGGTAACTTGGATCTACCTCATACCTATACCTACATTCGAGATTTTGCTAGAGCGATGATCATTTTGGGAGAGCGAGAGGAAGCGATCGGGCAAGTCTGGCATGTTCCCAACGCGCCCACGATTTCTACAAGAGAAATGTTGAATATTCTTTTTGAAGAATTGGGACTACCCGCAAAAATGAATGGCATGGGTAAATTGATGATGCGAATTGGTGGATTCTTCATTCCTGAAGCCGCTGAATCGGTAGAGATGATGTATCAATTTGAGAATCCATTTATTGTTGACAGTTCTAAGTTTGTCAAGGCTTTTGGCGATATTGCCACCACTCATCGTGAAGCAATTCGCAATACAATTGCATGGTATCAGCAATATTTACAAACTCAAGCTGAATATGAATCAGTAAAAAATGAAGTTCGTAAATCTATGGAGAAAGTTGTTACAACCTAG
- a CDS encoding cupin domain-containing protein — MIIDPSQIPSRTGSNYPDLFKPVVAGREKKRLGDAAGLKNFGVNLTTLPPKSRSALRHWHTKQDEFIYILSGELTLITDEGEAILSAGQSAGFPAGEANGHCLYNHSDQVATYLEIGDRTPNDQGHYPDDDLVAKATEQGWQFTHKDGTAYTS, encoded by the coding sequence ATTATCATCGATCCTAGCCAAATCCCAAGTCGCACAGGCAGTAACTATCCTGATCTCTTCAAACCCGTAGTTGCAGGCCGAGAGAAAAAACGTCTCGGTGATGCCGCAGGGCTAAAAAACTTTGGCGTAAATTTAACCACGCTCCCACCAAAATCGCGATCAGCACTCCGTCATTGGCATACAAAACAAGACGAGTTCATCTATATTCTTTCAGGAGAATTAACCTTGATTACTGATGAAGGAGAAGCGATTTTGTCGGCAGGACAATCGGCGGGATTCCCTGCTGGTGAAGCAAATGGGCATTGTCTTTATAATCACTCCGATCAAGTAGCCACTTATCTAGAAATCGGCGATCGCACTCCCAACGATCAAGGACATTATCCAGATGACGATCTCGTAGCAAAAGCAACCGAACAAGGCTGGCAATTTACTCATAAAGATGGAACCGCTTATACTTCTTAA
- a CDS encoding Mpo1-like protein, giving the protein MSIPKLLQWQWNGYLRYHKSKRNLLLHIIFVPLFLAANLGLLLALFNVSLSACVLCIVFMTLSIVLQGKGHSIEENSAEPFSSPLNAIVRIFLEQWITFPRFVLTGYWFSALQDSSKTSKTS; this is encoded by the coding sequence ATGTCTATACCTAAACTACTTCAATGGCAATGGAATGGCTATCTCCGCTATCACAAATCAAAAAGGAATCTGCTTCTGCATATTATCTTTGTACCTTTATTCCTTGCCGCAAACCTCGGACTATTGCTCGCACTTTTTAATGTCTCTTTGAGTGCTTGTGTACTCTGTATAGTGTTTATGACGTTATCCATAGTGCTTCAAGGAAAAGGTCATAGCATTGAGGAAAATTCCGCAGAACCATTCTCAAGCCCACTCAACGCGATCGTCCGTATCTTCTTAGAGCAGTGGATTACTTTTCCTAGGTTTGTCTTGACTGGATATTGGTTTAGTGCATTGCAGGATTCTAGTAAAACTTCCAAAACTTCCTAG
- a CDS encoding SH3 domain-containing protein — protein sequence MKIKKILVTAIAPFLALSMQPTPSASAQSLSDCYVQIVGRTTGSRVNLRDDAGTQFRSRSYLLVGQYVNMLNNDSGKRVEDQDTEGNTWYYVEYRPSGTRGWIREDFLAQQCSR from the coding sequence ATGAAAATCAAAAAAATTCTTGTAACTGCGATCGCGCCATTTTTGGCATTGTCTATGCAGCCTACTCCCAGCGCATCAGCGCAGTCATTGAGTGATTGTTATGTACAAATCGTCGGAAGAACAACGGGTTCGCGGGTGAATCTGAGAGACGACGCTGGTACTCAGTTTAGAAGTCGTTCGTACTTGTTGGTTGGGCAGTATGTAAACATGCTCAATAACGATTCTGGTAAGAGAGTTGAAGATCAAGATACTGAAGGAAATACTTGGTACTATGTGGAGTACAGACCAAGTGGCACTAGGGGATGGATTCGGGAAGACTTTCTTGCTCAGCAATGTAGCAGGTAA
- a CDS encoding CHAT domain-containing protein, which produces MRYSLLGFLGLCLAVSLGVDHSNAISLTAPAEPSVTIAVSSTSSLDQGRNLYDAGRFAEAAQVWQQAAQEYGAKGDRSNQALTLSYLSLAYQQLNQWSAAQKTVDESLALLTLAKPVDAILWAQALNTKASLQQQIGQSQIAVETWKQAEDYYQQAGDLQGVLGTEINQAQALQSLGFYRRSRQTLDDINQKLEKSDDSLLKVSGLRSVGNALRVLGDNEASHKALTWGLAIAKNLNATNELSPILIGLGNNAADTRNFDEALQYFIEAEKVATNSSVSIEAKLNQLQIYVNTGQTQAIATLAPQIQQELSEIPASRASLYAIVNLVSNLSKLPPQSQPIPATPLIQLLDKSLQSARKLNDPQAEAYILSQWGQIVANNGQSTEGIRLLQQSMQLSQSIQAKNILSQSAWKLGRLLHQQGQRQAAIAAYGEAVDALQNLRSDLVGINQEVQFSFRESIEPVYREFVSLLLDENPDQPSLVKAREMIEALQLAELDNFFRESCLNSQPLQIDQIDTKAAVVYAIMLPDRIAVILSTAGQPLTYYSSAVPKAEAEQTIRSYLGSIHPASDNAGQKLLSQKIYNWLIRPAIASQALKDKQTLVFVLDGILRKIPMAALYDGKQYLIENYAVALSPGLKLLSTQSLEQKQIRSVVAGISASRNGFQSLPAVETEVLEISKSTSGSKLLNQEFTPTTLSKSIESKSANVVHLATHGQFSSKQENTFLLTWDGRLNIRELSEMLQSRETGDSGSIDLLVLSACDTAAGDDRAVLGLAGLAVKSGARSTIATLWPVKDKVASRLMVKLYQGLGKISKAEALRQAQIYILSDKNFSDPFFWSSFVLVGNWL; this is translated from the coding sequence GTGCGATATAGTCTGCTCGGATTTCTAGGACTCTGCTTAGCAGTTTCCTTGGGAGTAGACCATTCCAATGCTATTTCTCTAACTGCACCAGCTGAGCCATCTGTCACGATCGCAGTCTCCTCAACCAGCAGTCTAGATCAGGGGCGTAATTTGTATGATGCGGGGCGATTTGCTGAAGCAGCTCAAGTTTGGCAACAGGCTGCACAGGAATACGGGGCTAAAGGTGATCGCTCTAACCAAGCTCTTACCCTCAGTTATCTCTCTTTGGCTTACCAGCAACTAAATCAATGGAGTGCGGCTCAAAAGACCGTTGACGAAAGTTTAGCACTTCTAACTTTGGCAAAACCTGTCGATGCAATTCTCTGGGCGCAGGCTTTGAATACCAAGGCAAGCCTCCAGCAACAAATTGGACAATCGCAAATTGCGGTAGAAACATGGAAGCAGGCTGAAGATTACTATCAACAAGCAGGTGATCTGCAAGGCGTACTGGGTACTGAGATCAATCAGGCTCAGGCTCTACAAAGTTTAGGTTTTTATCGGCGATCGCGCCAAACCCTAGATGACATCAACCAGAAACTCGAAAAAAGTGATGATTCACTCTTGAAAGTGAGTGGCTTACGGAGCGTGGGGAATGCCTTGCGCGTGCTAGGAGATAATGAGGCAAGCCACAAAGCCCTGACATGGGGTTTAGCGATCGCCAAAAACCTCAACGCCACCAATGAGCTAAGTCCAATTCTAATTGGCTTAGGCAATAACGCCGCCGATACTCGCAACTTTGACGAAGCGCTGCAATACTTTATCGAAGCTGAAAAAGTTGCTACTAACTCCAGCGTTAGTATTGAGGCAAAACTCAACCAATTGCAGATCTATGTGAATACTGGGCAGACCCAAGCGATCGCCACACTCGCCCCCCAAATCCAGCAAGAACTCAGCGAGATTCCCGCTAGTCGAGCTTCGCTGTATGCGATCGTCAACCTCGTCAGCAACCTCTCGAAGCTCCCTCCCCAGAGTCAGCCCATTCCAGCCACACCACTGATTCAGCTTCTAGACAAGTCGTTACAGTCTGCTCGTAAGCTCAACGATCCGCAAGCTGAAGCCTATATCCTTTCCCAATGGGGGCAAATAGTTGCAAATAACGGACAATCAACCGAAGGAATTCGTCTCCTTCAACAATCCATGCAACTGTCGCAGTCTATTCAAGCCAAAAACATCCTGTCTCAGTCAGCATGGAAGTTAGGTCGCTTGCTCCATCAACAGGGACAGAGGCAAGCTGCGATCGCCGCCTACGGGGAAGCCGTTGATGCACTACAAAATCTTCGTAGTGATCTAGTGGGCATCAATCAAGAAGTGCAATTCTCCTTCCGTGAAAGCATTGAACCCGTATATAGAGAGTTCGTCAGTCTCCTCCTTGATGAGAATCCAGACCAACCATCTCTCGTCAAAGCACGGGAGATGATTGAAGCTCTCCAACTTGCGGAACTAGATAATTTCTTCCGAGAATCTTGCCTTAATTCCCAGCCTCTGCAAATTGACCAGATTGATACGAAAGCGGCGGTTGTTTATGCGATCATGCTTCCTGATCGGATCGCAGTGATTCTCTCTACCGCAGGGCAACCACTGACTTATTACAGTAGCGCTGTCCCTAAAGCTGAAGCCGAGCAAACCATTCGTTCGTACTTAGGTTCAATCCACCCTGCCTCAGATAATGCAGGTCAGAAACTACTTTCCCAGAAAATATACAACTGGTTGATTCGTCCCGCTATAGCTAGTCAAGCACTAAAGGACAAACAAACCCTAGTCTTTGTACTAGATGGAATATTACGAAAAATTCCCATGGCAGCTCTATATGACGGGAAACAATACCTAATTGAAAACTATGCTGTAGCTCTGTCTCCTGGGCTAAAACTGCTATCGACACAATCACTGGAACAGAAACAAATTCGATCTGTTGTCGCAGGTATTAGCGCTTCCCGCAATGGCTTCCAATCCCTTCCTGCGGTTGAGACAGAGGTCTTAGAAATTTCTAAATCTACCTCTGGCAGTAAACTCCTAAATCAAGAATTTACTCCTACCACTTTGTCTAAATCGATAGAATCAAAGAGTGCCAATGTCGTTCATTTAGCTACTCATGGTCAGTTCAGTTCTAAACAAGAAAATACTTTCTTATTGACTTGGGATGGACGGTTGAACATTCGCGAGTTGTCAGAGATGCTACAAAGTCGAGAGACAGGTGACTCGGGATCTATAGATTTACTGGTGTTGAGTGCTTGCGACACCGCTGCTGGCGATGATCGGGCTGTCTTAGGGCTAGCAGGATTAGCCGTTAAGTCAGGAGCGCGATCGACGATCGCTACACTCTGGCCCGTGAAGGATAAAGTCGCTTCCCGTTTAATGGTGAAGCTATATCAAGGTTTAGGTAAAATTTCTAAGGCTGAAGCATTGCGTCAAGCCCAAATTTATATTCTCTCTGACAAAAACTTCAGTGATCCGTTCTTCTGGTCATCTTTTGTCCTAGTGGGTAATTGGTTGTAA
- a CDS encoding PCP reductase family protein produces the protein MSEKIVWTAEAEAKLKDIPFFVRPFARKKIEKYAQDNSFSPITVDVYDQAKKMFNKKYDQMN, from the coding sequence ATGAGTGAAAAGATCGTATGGACGGCTGAAGCCGAAGCCAAACTGAAAGATATTCCCTTCTTTGTGCGTCCATTTGCACGTAAAAAGATTGAAAAATATGCTCAGGATAATAGCTTCTCGCCAATCACTGTCGATGTTTATGATCAAGCTAAAAAAATGTTCAATAAAAAATACGATCAAATGAATTGA